Proteins encoded in a region of the Chlorogloeopsis sp. ULAP01 genome:
- a CDS encoding ABC transporter permease — protein MALSNALHRDEQVKSEKALCLLPLSMKRILSQCMKELVQFRRDRLTVALAFALPLAMLLLFGFAIRLEAKNIPLAIQDFDRTPTSRAYIERLFATNQFHPTSLHGNAEEVIASGQAKAVVIIPPDFSRNINAGKPSSIQVLVDGTDGNNARVIQNSIRATTRFFLQTSGLQPFTNPVVPRIRLWFNPGRKESLYIVPGAYAVILWIFPSLLMVIAMVREKEQGTILQVYTTSMSATELLLGKGLAYLIIGLGQAVFLLLLGSLIFSLGFAGDPTPLLIGTPLFLSAAVMFGLLMGVRTNTQSAAVQAVATIGFLTAFLLSGFIYPVENIPFPLSLISYFVPARYYIELTRDALVRGTGWAGVWYVPLVLFLFSGLFFVIARRQIWRMQLPQIARATTTSVADIKLIGRLLDSRFWSLAVKEINQTLGNKQLIFMLIFPVTIQLLVFGFALSPDVNNLKLGVVDYSKTSASRELISALTENGIFVVKSYSNTQQELGNLVRTGRITAGVVIPPKLNYDLRSRQTAEIQILIDAVDANAAGIASGYAAQIINNYSQQQVNHTPPLIQPRVRFLYNPGLISSWFFVPGVLGLVLTLMSSLVAAATVVREKETGTLEQLLMTPAADWEILLAKVVPLFILLIGDVLIALGIARLVFNLPFRGSFYLFMILSGVSIFVGISIGILLATVSPNQIRTQLTAFFINMPVNTLSGTVTPIESMPVFFQYLSLLNPLRHYVSISRGLLLKGVDLEVLWPNALALLIFAIILLGVSTYLFRRQLV, from the coding sequence GTTTCGGCGCGATCGCCTGACTGTGGCACTGGCTTTTGCATTACCTCTTGCGATGTTGCTTCTATTTGGTTTTGCAATCAGATTAGAAGCAAAAAATATTCCTCTAGCTATTCAAGATTTTGATCGCACTCCCACAAGTCGTGCCTACATTGAGCGTTTATTTGCTACCAACCAATTTCATCCTACTAGCTTGCATGGCAACGCAGAGGAAGTAATAGCGAGTGGGCAAGCAAAAGCTGTGGTAATTATTCCACCAGATTTCAGTCGCAATATCAATGCAGGTAAACCCAGTTCTATCCAAGTCTTAGTTGATGGCACCGATGGTAACAATGCGCGAGTAATTCAAAACAGCATCCGTGCTACAACAAGATTTTTCTTGCAAACTAGCGGATTGCAACCGTTTACCAATCCAGTTGTTCCCCGGATTAGGCTCTGGTTTAATCCTGGCAGAAAAGAATCTCTATATATTGTGCCTGGAGCTTATGCTGTTATTCTCTGGATTTTTCCATCTTTGCTGATGGTGATCGCGATGGTGCGGGAAAAAGAACAGGGAACGATTCTGCAAGTCTACACTACCAGTATGAGCGCTACGGAATTATTACTTGGCAAAGGACTTGCCTACTTAATTATCGGTCTTGGTCAGGCTGTTTTTCTACTGCTGTTGGGTTCACTCATTTTTAGCTTAGGCTTTGCCGGAGATCCTACACCTCTACTCATCGGCACACCACTATTTTTAAGTGCTGCTGTTATGTTTGGCTTATTAATGGGTGTACGCACTAATACTCAAAGTGCAGCAGTTCAGGCAGTGGCAACTATTGGTTTTTTAACAGCCTTTTTGCTTTCTGGTTTTATTTATCCGGTTGAAAATATTCCTTTTCCGTTATCATTAATTTCCTATTTCGTTCCTGCTCGTTACTATATCGAATTGACACGAGATGCTCTTGTGCGAGGCACAGGTTGGGCAGGAGTTTGGTATGTACCGCTAGTATTGTTTTTATTTAGTGGATTGTTTTTTGTTATTGCTCGCCGCCAAATTTGGCGAATGCAACTACCACAAATAGCAAGAGCAACAACTACGAGTGTTGCAGATATAAAACTAATAGGGCGTCTTTTAGATAGCCGTTTTTGGTCTTTAGCAGTCAAAGAAATTAACCAAACTCTGGGAAATAAACAACTTATTTTTATGTTAATCTTCCCAGTCACGATACAGTTGCTCGTCTTTGGCTTTGCTCTCAGCCCCGATGTCAACAACCTAAAATTAGGAGTTGTCGATTATTCCAAAACATCAGCTAGTCGAGAACTGATTTCTGCTTTGACTGAGAATGGTATTTTTGTTGTCAAAAGTTATAGCAACACTCAGCAAGAACTTGGAAATCTCGTTAGAACGGGGCGCATCACTGCCGGAGTAGTTATTCCTCCAAAATTAAACTATGATTTACGTTCTAGACAAACTGCCGAAATCCAAATTTTAATTGATGCGGTTGATGCCAATGCTGCCGGGATTGCTAGTGGTTACGCTGCTCAAATTATCAATAATTACAGCCAGCAGCAAGTAAATCATACTCCACCATTAATTCAACCCAGGGTTCGTTTTCTCTACAATCCTGGTTTAATTAGTAGCTGGTTCTTTGTTCCAGGTGTATTGGGGTTAGTTTTAACCCTGATGAGTTCTTTGGTAGCTGCTGCTACAGTGGTACGTGAGAAAGAAACAGGCACGCTAGAACAGTTACTAATGACGCCTGCTGCCGATTGGGAAATTTTGCTAGCCAAAGTCGTACCTTTGTTCATCTTATTGATTGGTGATGTTTTGATCGCTTTGGGAATAGCACGTTTAGTATTTAACCTGCCCTTCCGTGGTAGTTTTTATTTATTCATGATTCTTTCGGGCGTATCTATCTTTGTCGGCATTAGCATCGGCATTTTGCTAGCAACGGTTTCACCCAACCAAATCCGCACTCAACTCACTGCTTTTTTCATCAATATGCCAGTCAATACTCTCTCTGGAACTGTGACACCCATTGAAAGTATGCCTGTATTCTTTCAATATTTGTCTTTGCTAAATCCACTACGACATTATGTCAGCATTTCACGGGGTTTACTCCTCAAGGGAGTTGACTTGGAGGTACTATGGCCCAATGCTCTTGCTTTATTAATCTTTGCAATCATACTTTTAGGGGTAAGTACCTACCTATTCCGCCGTCAACTAGTTTAG
- a CDS encoding adenosine-specific kinase has protein sequence MDVKSVAMEIPEGSNIIIGQTHFIKTVEDLYEIMVGISPQVKFGIAFCEASGPCLIRVTGNDRNLEEVAIKNAKSLAAGHSFIIILKEAYPINFLNAIKQCPEVCNIYCATANPVQMIVAQTEQGRGILGVVDGFSPKGVESADDVKARQEFLRKIGYKL, from the coding sequence ATGGACGTAAAATCAGTAGCAATGGAGATTCCAGAAGGAAGTAATATCATTATTGGTCAAACCCATTTTATTAAAACAGTAGAAGATTTATATGAAATTATGGTGGGTATCTCTCCCCAAGTCAAATTTGGAATAGCCTTTTGTGAAGCTTCTGGCCCTTGTCTAATTAGAGTTACAGGTAATGATAGAAATTTGGAAGAAGTAGCAATAAAAAATGCCAAATCTTTAGCTGCTGGTCATAGCTTTATCATTATCTTAAAAGAGGCATATCCCATCAATTTTTTGAACGCTATTAAACAGTGTCCAGAGGTTTGTAATATCTATTGTGCCACAGCAAACCCTGTGCAGATGATAGTCGCCCAAACAGAACAAGGTCGCGGTATTTTAGGTGTTGTGGATGGATTTTCACCCAAGGGTGTAGAAAGTGCTGATGATGTAAAAGCACGGCAGGAATTCTTACGTAAAATTGGTTACAAACTTTAA
- a CDS encoding YihY/virulence factor BrkB family protein, translating to MIRYIRANILPSKPAQLLIKTGLKWDQDNCPGMAAALSYYALFSLFPMLLIILSVVGSVIEPNSEAFQYLKQVVDRFLPPEVHDLVKGTVIALNQNSVGAGIIGFGLLLSAASTVFAVLRNSVNKIWRSHGTTSESATIHRMMLAFVLNQLLSFTLVFGTALLLLTSLISNIAIKAILKLVATFRETFFLIQIDELQLSQGLHVGSTFFILALTACILFKILPSVYVGWRDVWLGALLTALLLVVLQQLVSNSIITIGSHFLSYGVIGSVMILLLWIYLTCQIFLVGCVFSYVYAHLFGSRRGMAMNKVNSHLS from the coding sequence ATGATTCGATATATTCGAGCCAATATTCTACCCTCAAAACCGGCTCAACTCCTAATCAAAACAGGGCTGAAGTGGGATCAAGATAATTGCCCCGGTATGGCAGCTGCCCTATCGTATTATGCCCTCTTCTCACTGTTTCCGATGCTATTAATAATCCTAAGCGTTGTCGGTTCAGTAATTGAACCCAATTCTGAAGCATTTCAATACCTCAAACAAGTAGTAGATCGGTTTCTGCCTCCAGAAGTTCACGATCTGGTGAAAGGAACTGTGATTGCCCTCAACCAAAACAGTGTCGGAGCGGGAATTATTGGATTTGGATTGCTCTTATCCGCAGCCAGTACAGTTTTTGCCGTTCTCAGGAATTCAGTCAATAAAATTTGGCGATCGCATGGTACAACCTCTGAATCAGCAACAATTCATAGGATGATGCTTGCGTTTGTTCTGAACCAACTTCTGTCTTTTACGTTGGTATTTGGAACCGCCTTATTGTTGCTGACTTCATTAATCTCAAATATTGCCATCAAAGCTATCCTAAAGCTAGTCGCCACCTTCCGAGAAACCTTCTTCTTGATCCAGATTGACGAACTGCAATTATCTCAGGGGCTTCATGTTGGCTCAACTTTTTTTATTCTAGCTCTGACTGCTTGTATTTTATTCAAAATTTTGCCATCCGTTTATGTAGGTTGGCGTGATGTCTGGTTAGGTGCTTTACTTACCGCCTTACTGCTGGTGGTGTTGCAACAATTAGTTAGCAATAGCATTATTACAATCGGTAGCCATTTCCTATCCTATGGCGTGATCGGAAGCGTCATGATTCTGTTGTTGTGGATTTATCTGACATGCCAAATTTTCCTAGTTGGCTGTGTATTTTCCTACGTTTATGCCCATCTTTTCGGTAGCCGTCGCGGAATGGCGATGAATAAGGTAAATTCACATCTGTCTTGA
- a CDS encoding DUF3611 family protein, producing the protein MFDFLKTETVSSTPQQIARSMRWLGWAGFWLQALLGFIPLLVVVTSVLFNPRQQQGGGFSFGIWLAIACLVILIFSIYWCFRYTQLANKLTIRELRPAKSQISRDLKLGLLANLSIMAIAVLIALGRVGELSFKMLTLPQGSTVITPNPTATMVTQGAMIPPSTIISIQAMVNAIAAGLVGAIVAIVLLYQLGQNRND; encoded by the coding sequence ATGTTTGACTTCCTTAAAACCGAAACAGTTAGCTCTACTCCCCAACAGATTGCTCGTTCTATGCGCTGGCTGGGCTGGGCTGGCTTCTGGTTGCAAGCTCTGCTGGGATTTATTCCGCTTTTAGTAGTAGTCACATCTGTGCTGTTTAATCCTAGACAACAGCAAGGTGGTGGATTTTCATTTGGTATATGGTTGGCGATCGCTTGTTTAGTTATTTTGATTTTTAGTATTTACTGGTGTTTTCGCTATACGCAACTAGCAAATAAGCTAACAATTCGGGAATTGCGCCCAGCCAAGTCTCAAATAAGCCGAGATCTGAAGTTGGGGCTGCTTGCCAATCTCAGTATTATGGCGATCGCAGTACTGATTGCTCTAGGGCGAGTTGGTGAATTGAGCTTCAAAATGTTGACGCTGCCTCAAGGTTCGACTGTGATTACTCCCAACCCAACTGCGACGATGGTAACCCAGGGAGCAATGATCCCACCGTCTACTATTATTTCCATTCAAGCAATGGTTAATGCGATCGCAGCCGGATTAGTTGGAGCCATTGTGGCAATTGTGCTGCTCTACCAACTTGGGCAAAATCGCAATGATTAA
- a CDS encoding alpha-amylase family protein: MEHIWYKNAIIYSLDVETFVDSNGDGVGDFPGLTNRLDYLAGLGITCLWLLPFYPSPNRDNGYDVMDYYNVDSRLGTLGDFVEFMHEARERGIRVIADLVVNHTSDRHPWFMAARSDRNSKYRNYYVWTEEPPQGDSHTVIFSGEKESVWEYDEQAGAYYLHHFYKEQPDLNIANPAVREEICKIMGFWLELGVSGFRVDAAPYLIEGMGIPGAEPSDLENFLSEMREFVSSRHGDAVLLGEANVTPDKLCTYFGDGDRMQMLFNFWLNQHMFLALARQETTPLCDALKSLPDIPHTTQWVNFVRHHDELSLSELTQTEQQEVFAAFAPQENMQIYGRGIRRRLPPMLGGDRRRIELTYSLLFSLPGTPLVRYGEEIGMGDDLSLPGRSSVRTPMQWSNEENGGFSTAPVSALPHPVISQGEYGYEEVNIATQQRQPDSLINWMERVIRIRKQCPELGRGQWHILETDEPSVFAHCCEWNGNAVIAVHNLADKVCNVTLKSPQYQHLIDLFCNCQYEPLDGDVHSIPLSAYGYRWFRVNSMLSFG, translated from the coding sequence ATGGAACACATATGGTACAAAAACGCAATTATTTACTCTCTAGATGTGGAGACATTTGTAGACTCCAATGGAGATGGCGTAGGTGATTTTCCGGGGCTGACGAACCGACTTGATTATCTGGCTGGGTTGGGAATTACTTGTTTGTGGTTATTGCCATTTTATCCTTCCCCTAATCGTGATAATGGTTACGATGTAATGGACTACTACAATGTTGATTCTCGATTAGGAACTTTAGGAGATTTCGTAGAGTTCATGCATGAAGCGCGAGAAAGGGGTATTCGCGTGATTGCGGATTTAGTAGTGAACCATACTTCCGATCGCCATCCCTGGTTTATGGCAGCACGATCAGATCGAAACTCTAAATATCGCAACTATTATGTTTGGACAGAAGAACCACCTCAGGGAGACTCACACACGGTTATTTTTTCTGGAGAAAAAGAAAGTGTTTGGGAGTACGATGAACAGGCAGGAGCTTATTACCTACATCATTTTTATAAAGAACAACCAGATTTAAATATTGCTAACCCGGCGGTGCGAGAAGAAATTTGCAAAATTATGGGTTTCTGGTTGGAGTTGGGCGTATCCGGTTTCCGCGTGGATGCTGCTCCCTACTTGATAGAAGGAATGGGTATTCCAGGTGCAGAACCATCCGATTTAGAAAATTTTCTATCCGAGATGCGGGAGTTTGTTTCATCTCGTCACGGTGATGCAGTACTGCTAGGAGAAGCAAACGTTACACCAGATAAACTTTGTACCTATTTCGGGGATGGCGATCGGATGCAAATGCTGTTTAACTTTTGGTTAAATCAGCATATGTTTTTGGCTCTTGCCCGTCAGGAAACAACACCTTTATGTGATGCACTCAAGTCTCTACCAGATATTCCCCATACCACACAATGGGTAAATTTTGTCCGCCATCACGATGAGCTTTCTTTATCTGAACTTACCCAAACCGAACAACAAGAAGTATTTGCCGCTTTTGCGCCTCAAGAAAATATGCAGATTTACGGACGGGGTATCCGTCGCCGACTACCACCCATGCTAGGAGGCGATCGCCGTCGCATAGAACTAACTTACAGTCTGTTATTTAGTTTACCTGGTACGCCCCTAGTACGTTACGGTGAAGAAATTGGTATGGGTGATGACTTGTCTTTACCGGGTAGAAGTAGTGTTCGTACACCGATGCAATGGTCAAATGAAGAGAATGGAGGCTTTTCTACTGCCCCAGTTTCTGCTTTACCACATCCTGTAATCTCTCAGGGAGAATACGGCTATGAGGAAGTCAACATTGCTACCCAACAGCGTCAACCAGATTCTTTAATTAATTGGATGGAACGGGTAATTCGCATTCGCAAGCAGTGTCCGGAATTAGGGCGGGGTCAATGGCATATTCTAGAAACAGATGAACCTAGCGTTTTTGCCCATTGTTGTGAGTGGAATGGCAATGCGGTAATAGCAGTTCATAACTTAGCAGATAAAGTCTGTAACGTTACACTCAAATCACCGCAGTACCAACATTTAATCGATTTATTTTGCAATTGTCAGTATGAACCACTCGATGGTGATGTTCACTCCATACCCTTATCAGCATACGGCTATCGTTGGTTCCGAGTTAACAGTATGCTCTCATTCGGCTAA
- a CDS encoding permease — protein MLNQIIQALLASAGILWKSFWALVFGYTISAVIQVLVNRSGMARVLGKRSWKQVTLAGLFGFISSSCSLAAIAVSRSILVKGAHPVNALCFLIASTNLVIELGIVLWVLLGWQFLVGNFLLGILMIVYAYMMNRFWFPKQLAEKARQHAQIRHQGKGIQHNKSLENKNWWQKLSSKDGWRAIADAFFEEWKIAYKGILIGFIFAGLIYVFVPTNFWDTLFLQADHNIPSLLTVIENALIAPIIVCLICIDSMGSIPIAALLWSKNASFDGVMSFLGADLVAATAIYLQVKYYGWKYAAYLSGLLYVCIVAAAITVHEIFALCGALPVERATLTQVYKFHIDYTFWLNMIFAVFGGVLLWLHWQNKHVYQAGNTEQYSQQEVAKS, from the coding sequence ATGCTCAATCAAATCATCCAAGCTCTGCTCGCCAGTGCTGGTATTTTGTGGAAATCATTTTGGGCATTAGTGTTCGGGTACACGATTTCTGCTGTCATTCAGGTACTGGTTAACCGCTCTGGAATGGCAAGAGTTTTAGGTAAGCGCAGTTGGAAACAAGTTACTTTAGCTGGGTTATTTGGTTTTATCTCTTCATCATGTTCATTGGCAGCGATCGCTGTTTCTCGTTCTATTTTAGTCAAGGGTGCGCACCCAGTAAATGCTCTGTGTTTTCTGATTGCTTCTACAAATTTGGTAATTGAATTGGGAATTGTTTTGTGGGTGCTGCTAGGTTGGCAATTCCTGGTGGGCAATTTTTTACTTGGCATTTTGATGATTGTCTATGCCTACATGATGAATCGTTTTTGGTTTCCCAAGCAGTTGGCAGAAAAAGCCAGACAACACGCTCAAATACGCCACCAAGGCAAGGGGATACAGCACAACAAAAGTTTGGAGAACAAAAACTGGTGGCAAAAATTGTCTTCAAAAGATGGTTGGAGAGCGATCGCCGATGCCTTTTTTGAAGAATGGAAAATAGCATATAAAGGAATTTTGATTGGGTTTATCTTTGCAGGCTTGATTTATGTCTTTGTTCCTACGAACTTCTGGGATACCTTATTTTTGCAAGCCGATCACAATATACCTTCGTTGCTAACAGTAATAGAAAATGCTTTGATTGCACCGATTATCGTTTGCTTGATTTGTATTGATTCGATGGGTAGTATACCCATAGCTGCTTTACTGTGGTCAAAAAATGCTTCCTTTGATGGAGTGATGAGCTTTTTAGGTGCTGACTTGGTAGCAGCAACCGCAATCTATTTGCAAGTCAAATACTACGGTTGGAAATACGCAGCTTATCTTTCTGGGCTATTGTATGTCTGCATAGTAGCAGCAGCAATTACAGTACATGAAATTTTTGCTCTTTGTGGCGCACTTCCTGTGGAACGAGCTACACTCACACAGGTGTATAAGTTTCACATTGATTACACTTTTTGGCTCAATATGATCTTTGCTGTATTTGGTGGTGTATTGCTGTGGTTGCACTGGCAAAACAAACATGTCTATCAAGCTGGCAATACTGAACAATACTCGCAACAGGAGGTAGCAAAATCATAA
- a CDS encoding AIM24 family protein, with product MHHEVRILEPTDLWYLQNNINKDTNKYYHPTKTIPLVQQVEIRLENSGVIIQKGTLHSCVGKLTYDVYKTDNRLRDIWVSLTTEIEFNAPVYRGLGIVLLEPRQKGYFLHYTPIEVSEQEQWEFDDGVFQFCSDNVVIGARKLKFRQMAASGDGKWRIALKALPGQIAKAIAGTLAPAKVIELKRGETLIADYDMVKGYTSGITEDYRKLGHFGKGGGEGFVWIYSGEGKLLVAETDSLGLG from the coding sequence ATGCACCACGAAGTAAGAATTTTGGAACCAACAGATTTATGGTACCTGCAAAATAATATTAACAAAGATACAAATAAATACTACCATCCAACAAAAACTATTCCACTTGTTCAGCAAGTGGAAATTAGACTAGAAAACTCTGGAGTAATTATTCAAAAAGGTACATTACATAGTTGTGTTGGTAAATTAACTTATGATGTTTATAAAACTGATAATCGCTTGAGAGATATATGGGTGTCTTTAACAACAGAGATAGAATTTAATGCACCTGTATATAGAGGTTTGGGTATAGTTCTCCTAGAACCTAGACAAAAAGGTTATTTTTTGCATTACACACCTATTGAAGTTTCCGAACAAGAACAATGGGAATTTGATGATGGTGTATTTCAGTTTTGTTCTGACAATGTAGTCATAGGAGCAAGAAAATTAAAGTTCCGCCAAATGGCTGCCTCTGGGGATGGAAAATGGAGAATTGCTCTTAAAGCTTTGCCAGGGCAAATAGCAAAAGCGATCGCGGGTACTTTAGCACCTGCCAAAGTAATTGAATTAAAAAGAGGAGAAACTTTAATTGCAGATTATGACATGGTCAAAGGATATACAAGTGGGATTACAGAAGATTATCGGAAATTAGGTCATTTTGGCAAAGGAGGTGGAGAAGGTTTTGTTTGGATTTATAGTGGTGAAGGTAAATTATTAGTAGCTGAAACTGATAGTCTTGGTCTTGGATAA
- a CDS encoding 6-carboxytetrahydropterin synthase produces MPRWKLVTEFSFDSAHFIKDYDGPCGRLHGHTYKVRIEAISSKLHSSEYCPHPVMVADFRTLRWAKQDVSRGGLDHCVLNEVLPPEYETTAEMIAKFIYDETKKRMPQDVQLKVAVSETPNSWAEYEDD; encoded by the coding sequence ATGCCCAGATGGAAACTAGTAACAGAATTCTCGTTTGATAGTGCTCATTTTATTAAAGACTATGATGGCCCTTGTGGTAGATTGCATGGACACACTTACAAAGTACGAATCGAAGCAATATCCTCCAAGTTGCACTCCTCAGAATATTGTCCGCATCCAGTCATGGTAGCTGATTTTAGAACTTTACGCTGGGCGAAACAGGATGTGTCTAGAGGAGGGCTTGATCATTGCGTTCTCAACGAAGTCTTGCCTCCTGAGTACGAAACCACCGCCGAGATGATTGCCAAATTTATATACGACGAAACCAAAAAACGGATGCCGCAGGATGTACAGCTAAAAGTTGCGGTGTCAGAAACTCCAAATTCTTGGGCAGAATATGAGGATGACTAA
- a CDS encoding HhoA/HhoB/HtrA family serine endopeptidase — protein MSRKNNQNTFDLNFYESQEQPINLQKEALQTNHFLGKVPWRKEAKHLLLPLIATAIGLLNGCSVQVPRSTPENNTTQQVQQSTPTNNRPLEPTPEDTNFVVAVVNKVEPAVVQINTARTVRTQVPDVFQDPFIRRFFGDRVPTQPQERVVRGVGSGFIISANGQILTNAHVVNNADRVTVTFSDGRRLEGKVLGADSVSDVAVVQVPANNLQVVELGNSKQVQPGQWAIAIGNPLGLQRTVTVGVVSAIDRSVSDLGISDRGIGFIQTDAAINPGNSGGPLLNARGQVIGVNTAIIQGAQGIGFAIPIETAQRIAQQLITEGKVEYPYIGIEMIALTPEIRQQINNLPNSNIQVDTDTGVLVVRVVQGSPAARAGLRPGDVIQQINKQSVTAAEQVQQAVDKSGVGSNVQIQLLRNGQTVQVTVQPAPRPARTQ, from the coding sequence ATAAGCAGAAAAAATAATCAGAATACTTTTGATTTAAACTTTTACGAAAGTCAAGAACAACCGATTAATCTTCAGAAAGAAGCTTTGCAAACAAACCATTTTCTAGGCAAAGTCCCTTGGCGCAAAGAAGCAAAACACTTACTGCTACCACTCATAGCAACAGCCATAGGTTTATTAAATGGCTGCTCGGTACAAGTTCCCAGAAGTACTCCTGAAAATAACACTACCCAACAAGTTCAGCAGTCAACACCCACCAACAATCGTCCCCTAGAACCAACTCCCGAAGACACCAATTTTGTTGTTGCAGTCGTAAATAAAGTAGAACCAGCAGTAGTGCAAATTAATACTGCTCGTACTGTACGCACTCAAGTGCCAGACGTTTTTCAAGATCCATTTATTCGGAGGTTTTTTGGCGATCGCGTACCAACACAACCACAAGAACGAGTCGTACGCGGTGTTGGCTCTGGTTTTATAATTAGTGCCAATGGTCAGATTTTGACTAATGCTCACGTTGTTAACAACGCTGATAGGGTAACAGTTACCTTTTCTGATGGTCGCAGATTGGAGGGTAAAGTTCTGGGAGCCGATAGCGTCAGCGATGTTGCCGTTGTGCAAGTTCCTGCTAACAATTTACAGGTAGTAGAATTGGGAAATTCTAAGCAGGTACAACCAGGACAGTGGGCGATCGCGATCGGTAATCCTTTAGGCTTGCAAAGAACTGTTACAGTCGGCGTTGTTAGTGCAATAGATCGCTCAGTCAGCGATTTAGGAATTTCTGATCGTGGTATTGGCTTTATTCAGACGGATGCAGCTATCAATCCTGGAAATTCGGGTGGCCCTTTGTTAAACGCTCGTGGACAAGTTATTGGTGTTAATACCGCTATTATCCAAGGTGCTCAAGGCATAGGTTTTGCCATCCCAATTGAGACAGCACAAAGGATTGCCCAACAATTAATTACCGAGGGCAAAGTTGAATATCCTTATATTGGCATTGAAATGATAGCACTCACACCAGAAATTAGGCAACAAATTAATAATCTTCCCAACAGTAATATCCAGGTTGACACCGACACAGGTGTTTTAGTTGTTCGCGTTGTCCAAGGTTCTCCAGCAGCGCGAGCTGGACTGCGCCCAGGAGATGTAATTCAGCAAATTAACAAGCAATCAGTGACAGCAGCCGAACAAGTGCAACAAGCAGTTGACAAAAGTGGAGTAGGTAGCAATGTACAAATACAACTACTACGGAATGGACAAACCGTGCAAGTAACTGTACAACCTGCACCCCGCCCAGCCAGAACCCAATAG
- a CDS encoding DUF1997 domain-containing protein, protein MLKFHASQDLTMNVPNQVVPIEHYLRQPQRLVEAVTDRTQVEQLSLSDFRLKLRPLNFMMFSFKPTVDLQVLAQADGTIHLRSLACEIHGVEYLQKSFKFNLTGNLSPESRETATLLKGRADLTVQVELPPALLLTPKSILETAGNTFLNGVLLTMKHRLERQLVRDYQAWAKAMQVSANTSTMIPITNPVS, encoded by the coding sequence ATGCTTAAGTTCCATGCATCTCAAGACTTGACGATGAACGTGCCTAATCAGGTAGTTCCAATTGAACATTATCTGCGTCAACCACAACGTTTAGTTGAGGCTGTTACTGATCGCACTCAGGTAGAACAACTGAGTCTCTCTGACTTTCGGCTCAAGCTTCGTCCTCTAAATTTCATGATGTTCAGTTTTAAACCTACAGTCGATTTGCAAGTTTTAGCGCAGGCAGACGGAACAATCCATCTGCGATCGCTTGCTTGTGAGATTCATGGAGTTGAGTACCTACAAAAGTCTTTCAAATTCAATCTTACGGGTAATCTATCGCCTGAAAGTAGGGAAACTGCCACATTGCTTAAGGGAAGGGCAGATTTGACAGTACAAGTTGAACTGCCGCCAGCTCTGTTACTAACACCCAAGTCAATTTTAGAGACTGCTGGTAATACATTTCTCAATGGCGTTCTTTTGACTATGAAGCACCGTTTGGAACGTCAACTAGTGCGGGATTATCAAGCTTGGGCTAAGGCGATGCAAGTTAGTGCAAACACCTCCACCATGATTCCCATCACAAATCCAGTGAGTTAG
- a CDS encoding DUF393 domain-containing protein codes for MSSSKTQSHESVGTAIPSWQIKLLYDGECPLCMREVNFLKRRDAGRGLVAFVDIADENYTPEEHGGIDFATAMGRIHGILPDGSVIKNVEVFRRVYEALGMGWVYAATRWPVIGPIVDKLYGVWADWRLALTGRPDLATIIADRNKRIECSTQVRCQLSE; via the coding sequence ATGTCCTCGTCTAAAACTCAGTCTCATGAATCCGTTGGAACTGCTATACCGTCATGGCAAATCAAGCTACTCTATGACGGTGAGTGTCCATTGTGTATGCGAGAAGTTAACTTCTTGAAAAGGCGAGATGCAGGTAGAGGCTTGGTAGCATTTGTAGATATAGCAGACGAAAATTATACTCCCGAAGAACATGGAGGTATAGACTTTGCAACGGCAATGGGTCGAATCCACGGTATTTTACCTGATGGTAGTGTGATCAAAAACGTGGAAGTCTTTCGTCGAGTCTACGAAGCATTAGGGATGGGATGGGTATATGCTGCAACTCGTTGGCCTGTAATCGGCCCTATCGTCGATAAGCTATATGGAGTTTGGGCTGATTGGCGACTTGCTCTGACTGGACGACCGGATTTAGCGACAATTATTGCTGATCGCAACAAGCGTATTGAGTGTAGTACACAGGTACGCTGTCAACTAAGCGAGTAA